In the Aliarcobacter cryaerophilus genome, one interval contains:
- the rplT gene encoding 50S ribosomal protein L20 → MPRVKTGVVRRRRHKKVLKLARGFFGGRRKHFRKAKEQLERSLVYAFRDRRQKKRDIRKLWIIRINAACRLNDINYSRFINGLRLSGIELDRKILANLAMNDSAAFASLVVSAKAALK, encoded by the coding sequence ATGCCAAGAGTAAAAACTGGTGTTGTAAGAAGAAGAAGACACAAGAAAGTATTAAAACTAGCTAGAGGATTCTTTGGTGGAAGAAGAAAACACTTTAGAAAAGCTAAAGAACAATTAGAAAGAAGTCTTGTATACGCATTTAGAGATAGAAGACAGAAAAAAAGAGATATTAGAAAACTATGGATTATCAGAATCAATGCAGCTTGTAGATTAAATGATATTAACTACTCAAGATTCATAAATGGTTTAAGATTATCAGGTATTGAACTTGATAGAAAAATCTTAGCAAATCTTGCTATGAATGACTCTGCTGCATTTGCATCTTTAGTAGTATCTGCTAAAGCAGCACTTAAATAA